A DNA window from bacterium contains the following coding sequences:
- the ftsZ gene encoding cell division protein FtsZ, translated as MLEFENEVKHPTKIKVIGIGGGGTNAVVRMLSSKMKHDGIDFIVVNTDSQALEAVDVPYKIAVGSKLTRGLGAGGNPEVGQKAALEDKDTIYGLLDGADMIFITAGMGGGTGTGASPIVADIAREVGALTVGVVTRPFNFEGPKRAKQAEVGLKELIERVDTLITIPNQKILSVVEKRTSIIDAFRAADDVLRQGIQGIADLITIPGLINLDFADVKAVMTAQGNALMGIGVASGENRAIDAAQAAISSPFLESNSIEGARGILINITGGRDMMISEVDEAANLITEKADNEANVIFGTVTDEAMKEEVSITVVATGFGTRVSAAEPVQADEKVRDMQSFRKAKSMAEAEKVGVGDRGYYPEGQVPADDPYAIPAFLRRHVD; from the coding sequence ATGTTAGAATTCGAAAATGAGGTAAAACATCCGACCAAGATTAAAGTTATTGGTATCGGAGGTGGAGGGACGAACGCGGTCGTCCGTATGTTGTCTTCTAAGATGAAGCACGACGGGATAGACTTTATCGTGGTTAATACTGACAGTCAGGCTTTGGAGGCGGTGGATGTCCCTTACAAGATAGCCGTGGGTAGTAAATTGACCCGGGGACTTGGAGCAGGCGGCAATCCAGAGGTCGGGCAAAAGGCGGCCTTGGAGGATAAAGATACTATTTATGGACTCCTGGATGGAGCAGATATGATCTTTATCACGGCCGGTATGGGTGGTGGAACCGGAACGGGCGCTTCGCCTATCGTGGCTGATATAGCCCGTGAGGTAGGGGCTTTGACAGTAGGCGTAGTCACCCGACCCTTTAATTTTGAAGGACCTAAGCGGGCTAAACAGGCGGAGGTAGGTTTGAAAGAATTAATCGAGCGGGTGGATACCTTAATCACCATTCCCAATCAGAAAATTCTTTCGGTAGTGGAAAAAAGAACCTCTATCATTGATGCCTTCCGGGCAGCGGATGATGTCCTCAGGCAGGGTATCCAGGGCATTGCAGACCTGATCACTATTCCCGGATTAATCAACTTAGATTTTGCGGATGTCAAAGCAGTAATGACCGCTCAAGGGAATGCCTTAATGGGAATCGGGGTGGCTAGCGGAGAAAATAGGGCTATTGATGCGGCTCAGGCAGCCATCTCCTCACCTTTCCTGGAGTCAAACTCTATTGAGGGCGCCAGAGGAATCTTGATCAATATCACCGGGGGAAGGGATATGATGATTTCCGAAGTAGATGAAGCCGCTAATCTGATTACGGAAAAGGCGGATAATGAGGCCAATGTCATCTTTGGGACAGTAACTGATGAGGCTATGAAAGAAGAAGTAAGTATTACCGTGGTGGCTACCGGTTTCGGAACCAGGGTCAGTGCGGCCGAGCCAGTCCAGGCTGATGAGAAAGTAAGAGATATGCAAAGTTTCAGAAAAGCAAAAAGTATGGCCGAGGCAGAAAAAGTGGGGGTGGGAGATAGGGGCTATTAC
- the ftsA gene encoding cell division protein FtsA, translated as MAKGDMIVGVDIGTTKICTVIGEIGEKNEVEIVGVGSAPSRGIRKGVVIDLESTTHSIGQAVSEAELMAGVDVGSVYVGIAGGHIKGLNSHGVIAISSRRGDVTRSDVDRVIDAAKAVAIPPDREVIHILPQQYIIDSQNGIKDPIGLSGTRLEAEIYIVTGAVASAQNIVKAVNQAEFVVDDIVLAPLAASQAVLDEDEKELGVVLVDIGGGTTDIIVFVEGSVRHTEVITLGGNYVTHDISMGLRTPVAEAERIKIAHGSCLASSISGEETLEVPSVGERKARTLPKQVLAEIIQPRMEEIFELVNREIRRTGYEKQITTGVVLTGGASQLGSTRELAERIFDLPVRIGIPRGIKGLVDIVATPQYATGVGLVLYGANDRIAGKGVRFIGGNLFKDIFSRMKEWVGEMF; from the coding sequence ATGGCGAAAGGTGATATGATTGTAGGCGTGGACATCGGAACAACAAAGATATGTACGGTCATTGGTGAGATAGGTGAAAAAAACGAGGTAGAGATCGTAGGGGTAGGCAGCGCTCCTTCGCGGGGCATAAGGAAAGGGGTGGTCATAGACCTGGAATCAACCACCCATTCCATTGGGCAGGCTGTATCAGAGGCGGAACTTATGGCCGGTGTAGATGTAGGTTCTGTTTATGTCGGCATTGCCGGTGGTCACATCAAGGGACTCAATTCACATGGAGTTATTGCTATATCTTCCAGACGGGGTGATGTAACTCGGAGTGATGTTGACCGGGTGATAGATGCCGCTAAGGCGGTAGCTATTCCCCCTGACCGGGAAGTAATTCATATTTTGCCTCAGCAGTATATCATTGATAGTCAGAATGGGATAAAGGACCCGATAGGTCTGTCCGGAACTAGGCTTGAAGCTGAGATTTATATTGTCACCGGCGCCGTCGCCTCAGCCCAAAACATCGTCAAAGCAGTAAATCAGGCTGAATTTGTCGTAGATGATATTGTCCTGGCTCCCCTGGCGGCCAGTCAGGCTGTTCTGGATGAAGATGAAAAGGAATTAGGGGTAGTTCTGGTGGATATCGGGGGGGGGACAACCGATATCATTGTATTTGTCGAAGGGAGTGTAAGACATACCGAGGTGATAACCCTGGGAGGAAACTATGTTACTCACGACATCTCAATGGGACTCAGGACCCCTGTGGCCGAAGCAGAGCGAATAAAGATTGCCCACGGTTCCTGTCTGGCCTCGAGTATCTCCGGAGAGGAGACCTTGGAAGTGCCCAGCGTGGGAGAGAGAAAGGCTCGGACCTTACCTAAACAGGTATTAGCTGAGATTATTCAACCCAGGATGGAAGAAATTTTTGAATTGGTCAACCGCGAGATCAGGAGGACCGGCTATGAAAAACAGATTACCACCGGGGTTGTTCTTACTGGAGGCGCGTCTCAACTGGGATCGACCAGGGAGTTAGCCGAACGGATATTCGATCTGCCGGTAAGGATAGGTATCCCCCGGGGAATAAAGGGACTGGTGGATATTGTAGCTACACCCCAATATGCTACCGGCGTAGGTCTGGTTTTATATGGGGCTAATGATAGAATAGCGGGAAAGGGGGTAAGATTTATCGGGGGAAATCTGTTTAAGGATATCTTCAGCCGAATGAAGGAATGGGTTGGAGAGATGTTTTAG
- a CDS encoding cell division protein FtsQ/DivIB: protein MKLSSRPRLERQRIPKRKTRRKVKPRKINWGVVKVILILGLTGATLAGTYYFIATSPQLAVDTPIIEAKENARKDRIQNGFNLYCLNHYRTIHPNIFQLDLKDLADYLSREPGVSDIEIKRQLPNTIKIIVKEREPQAIIPIPEMSRFLGIDNQGVIFDLDSCKDYDLPFITGLKFEGCELGQPLKAPAVREVLTIIDQLRDPEIDLSPQIAEFNIEKPKGIIGYTIGQAIQIRFGSPDQAEGKKLRRLKALLKYLREREERMEYIDLRFKNIVMKKSAEGDTEDRGQNTEDKGQTTEERGQILASDL from the coding sequence ATGAAGTTATCTAGCCGTCCCCGACTGGAGAGGCAGCGTATTCCTAAAAGAAAAACCAGAAGAAAAGTTAAGCCAAGAAAGATAAACTGGGGGGTAGTTAAGGTCATTCTTATCCTCGGTCTTACCGGGGCGACTTTGGCCGGGACTTATTATTTTATTGCCACCTCGCCTCAACTGGCGGTTGATACCCCTATAATTGAAGCTAAAGAGAATGCCCGTAAAGATAGAATCCAAAATGGATTCAACCTGTATTGTCTTAATCATTACCGGACTATTCATCCCAATATCTTTCAACTTGATTTGAAGGATTTAGCTGACTATCTGAGCCGCGAACCAGGCGTAAGCGATATTGAGATTAAACGACAACTACCTAACACGATAAAAATAATAGTTAAAGAAAGAGAGCCGCAGGCCATTATCCCTATTCCGGAAATGAGCCGATTTTTAGGTATAGATAACCAGGGGGTTATCTTTGATTTGGATTCCTGTAAGGACTACGATTTACCTTTCATTACCGGCCTGAAGTTTGAAGGATGTGAACTGGGCCAGCCCTTGAAGGCCCCGGCCGTAAGGGAAGTTTTAACTATCATCGATCAGCTCAGAGACCCGGAAATTGACCTTTCCCCTCAGATAGCTGAATTTAATATAGAGAAACCAAAAGGTATCATCGGCTATACCATAGGACAGGCTATTCAGATTCGTTTTGGCTCTCCTGATCAGGCAGAAGGTAAGAAACTTCGTCGGCTTAAAGCCCTTCTTAAGTATCTTCGGGAGAGAGAGGAAAGGATGGAGTATATTGATCTCAGGTTTAAGAATATAGTTATGAAAAAGTCAGCCGAGGGAGATACAGAAGACAGAGGACAGAATACAGAAGACAAAGGGCAGACGACCGAGGAGAGAGGACAGATTCTGGCTTCTGACCTCTAA
- the murB gene encoding UDP-N-acetylmuramate dehydrogenase: protein MEDPKSWVPTKWVRNPRLVERLRAIVGLRLKINEPMSRHTSFKIGGPADFFVEIESEAELKDVLELIRDHNLPGFILGGGTNLLVRDGGIRGLTLRPTGFFNKIDIRGRDKGERRNEKSEIIKVGAGVSLPRLSREAATAGLSGLEFTAGIPGRIGGAVKLNASAFGKSIGELIKWVRVASPAGEEKLILAEDINFTYRHGLKEGIVLEVGLELSYGEPSKIKRQMHELLARKKAAQPLSGRNAGCIFLNPPGNYAGALIEKAGLKGSCVGQAKVSDKHANFIQNIGKATAADVLKLIKIIKSRVKDYSGIDLDLEITVVGEEGLGDQRQEAVI, encoded by the coding sequence ATGGAAGATCCGAAATCCTGGGTACCCACGAAGTGGGTGCGAAATCCGAGATTGGTTGAAAGGCTTCGGGCCATAGTCGGCCTCCGGCTTAAGATCAATGAGCCGATGAGCCGCCATACTTCCTTTAAGATCGGTGGCCCGGCAGATTTTTTTGTTGAGATAGAATCTGAGGCGGAGCTTAAAGATGTCCTTGAGCTTATAAGAGACCATAATCTTCCCGGCTTTATCCTTGGCGGAGGGACAAACCTCTTAGTCAGGGACGGGGGGATAAGGGGGCTTACTCTTCGTCCAACTGGCTTCTTTAATAAGATAGACATCAGGGGAAGGGATAAGGGCGAAAGGCGGAATGAAAAATCCGAAATCATAAAAGTTGGTGCAGGCGTTTCTCTTCCCCGACTGAGCCGGGAGGCGGCCACGGCCGGTTTAAGCGGCCTCGAATTTACAGCCGGTATTCCGGGTAGAATCGGTGGAGCCGTTAAGCTTAATGCCTCTGCCTTTGGCAAAAGTATCGGGGAGCTTATCAAATGGGTTAGGGTAGCTTCCCCGGCGGGAGAAGAGAAACTTATCTTAGCCGAAGACATAAATTTTACTTATCGACATGGGTTGAAAGAAGGAATCGTCCTGGAAGTAGGTCTGGAATTATCTTATGGAGAGCCATCAAAGATTAAAAGACAGATGCATGAATTATTGGCCAGAAAAAAAGCGGCCCAGCCCTTATCGGGACGTAATGCTGGTTGTATCTTTTTGAATCCGCCAGGTAATTATGCCGGGGCATTGATCGAGAAGGCCGGCTTGAAAGGATCTTGTGTCGGCCAGGCAAAGGTGTCCGATAAACACGCCAATTTTATTCAGAACATAGGCAAAGCTACCGCGGCTGATGTCTTAAAATTGATAAAAATAATTAAATCCCGGGTTAAAGATTATTCGGGGATCGACCTTGATCTGGAAATCACGGTCGTGGGGGAGGAGGGTCTCGGTGATCAGCGACAGGAGGCCGTCATATGA